A window from Vigna angularis cultivar LongXiaoDou No.4 chromosome 7, ASM1680809v1, whole genome shotgun sequence encodes these proteins:
- the LOC128197667 gene encoding uncharacterized protein LOC128197667 has product MVVTHLFDYQDAIIGGAFYGKLCKVWDSFFGRRGRERGRATKGREPFLPFSPVQRAPMGSCSNLGRGLEEDLSWASGDDGVLASRAGKGSEELLKFLEDLDLHVWEEIDPKTYMEVFKS; this is encoded by the exons atggtggtcacccacctctttGACTATCAAGATGCAATTATTGGGGGTGCATTTTACGGGAAGCTTTGCAAGGTGTGGGATTCATTTTTTGGcaggagagggagagagagagggagagcaACCAAAGGGAGGGAACCCTTTCTCCCATTTTCACCCGTCCAAAGAGCACCCATGGGAAGCTGTTCCAACCTTGGAAGGGGCTTAGAGGAGGACCTGAGTTGGGCATCTGGTGATGATGGCGTTCTTGCATCAAGAGCTGGAAAAGGAAGTGAAGAGCTGCTGAAGTTCCTGGAAGATCTTGATCTGCACGTCTGGGAGGAGATTGATCCCAAAACTTACatggaagtcttcaagag ttgA